One Pseudomonas muyukensis DNA segment encodes these proteins:
- the ssuC gene encoding aliphatic sulfonate ABC transporter permease SsuC, with the protein MSHAPSSTWSQRLAPWALPLLLLAVWQLAVSAGWLSTRILPAPSAVVSAGVELVRSGELWSHLAISGWRAGLGFVIGGVIGLVLGFITGLSNWGERLLDSSVQMIRNVPHLALIPLVILWFGIDESAKIFLVALGTLFPIYLNTYHGIRNVDPALVEMARSYGLSGFALFRQVILPGALPSILVGVRFALGFMWLTLIVAETISANAGIGYLAMNAREFLQTDVVVLAIVLYALLGKLADLAARGLERVWLRWHPAYQVARKEGA; encoded by the coding sequence ATGAGTCATGCACCTTCAAGCACCTGGAGCCAGCGCCTGGCCCCCTGGGCCTTGCCGTTGCTGTTGCTGGCTGTCTGGCAACTGGCGGTCAGCGCCGGCTGGCTGTCGACCCGCATCCTGCCGGCGCCAAGCGCGGTGGTCAGTGCCGGGGTCGAGCTGGTGCGCAGCGGCGAGCTCTGGAGCCACCTGGCCATCAGCGGCTGGCGCGCCGGCCTGGGCTTCGTCATCGGTGGCGTCATCGGCCTGGTACTGGGCTTCATCACCGGCCTGTCGAATTGGGGCGAGCGCCTGCTCGACAGTTCGGTGCAGATGATTCGCAACGTGCCGCACCTGGCGCTGATCCCGCTGGTGATCCTGTGGTTCGGTATCGACGAGTCGGCGAAGATCTTCCTGGTAGCGCTGGGCACGCTGTTCCCCATCTACCTCAACACCTACCACGGTATTCGCAACGTCGACCCGGCCCTGGTGGAGATGGCGCGCAGCTATGGGCTGTCGGGCTTTGCCCTGTTCCGCCAGGTGATCCTGCCTGGTGCGTTGCCGTCGATCCTGGTCGGTGTGCGCTTCGCCCTGGGCTTCATGTGGCTGACCCTGATCGTCGCCGAGACCATTTCGGCCAACGCCGGCATCGGCTACCTGGCGATGAACGCCCGGGAGTTCCTGCAGACCGACGTGGTGGTGCTGGCGATCGTGCTGTACGCGCTGCTTGGCAAGCTCGCCGACCTGGCGGCCCGTGGCCTGGAGCGTGTGTGGCTGCGCTGGCACCCGGCGTACCAGGTCGCCAGGAAGGAGGGCGCATGA
- a CDS encoding peroxiredoxin, producing the protein MSLKLGDIAPDFEQDSSAGKIRFHEWLGNSWGVLFSHPADFTPVCTTELGLTAKLKDQFAQRGVKAIALSVDPVDSHHKWIDDINETQNTVVNFPIIADADRKVSDLYDLIHPNASDTLTVRSLFVIDPNKKVRLTITYPASTGRNFNEILRVIDSLQLTDNHKVATPANWQDGDEVVIVPSLKDEDEIRQRFPKGYRAVKPYLRLTPQPNR; encoded by the coding sequence ATGAGCCTCAAACTCGGCGACATCGCCCCCGATTTCGAACAGGATTCCAGCGCCGGCAAGATCCGCTTCCACGAATGGTTGGGCAACAGCTGGGGCGTGCTGTTCTCCCATCCGGCCGACTTCACTCCGGTGTGCACCACCGAGCTGGGCCTGACCGCCAAGCTCAAGGACCAATTCGCCCAGCGCGGGGTCAAGGCCATCGCGCTGTCGGTGGACCCGGTGGATTCGCACCACAAGTGGATCGACGACATCAACGAGACCCAGAACACCGTGGTCAACTTCCCGATCATCGCCGACGCCGACCGCAAGGTCTCCGACCTGTACGACCTGATCCACCCCAACGCCAGCGACACCCTCACCGTGCGTTCGCTGTTCGTGATCGACCCGAACAAGAAGGTGCGCCTGACCATCACTTATCCGGCCAGTACCGGGCGCAACTTCAACGAGATCCTGCGGGTGATCGACTCGCTGCAACTGACCGACAACCACAAGGTCGCCACCCCCGCCAACTGGCAGGACGGCGACGAGGTGGTGATCGTGCCGTCGCTCAAGGACGAGGACGAGATCCGGCAGCGCTTCCCCAAAGGTTACCGCGCGGTCAAACCCTACCTGCGCCTGACCCCGCAGCCCAACCGCTGA
- a CDS encoding sulfonate ABC transporter substrate-binding protein, with the protein MRTVFLRRGLVALFAAAVSFGAITQAQAQSLRIGYQKYGTLVLLKAKGSLEKRLAEQGIQVQWTEFPGGPQLLEGLNVGSIDFGVTGETPPVFAQAAGADLLYVAYEPPAPHSEAILVPKGSPIQSVQALKGKKVALNKGSNVHYLLVRALEDAGLKYSDIQPVYLPPADARAAFERGSVDAWVIWDPYQAAAEQQLQARTLRDGKDLVDNHQFYLATRRYATQHPAVIDTLIEQVRAVGQWSQANPQQVTDQVAPLLGLPADITLTSVKRQGYGAAPLTPEVVAAQQKIADTFQALKLIPKPLNIKDVIWTPPAKVASAP; encoded by the coding sequence ATGCGCACAGTCTTCTTGCGTCGCGGTCTGGTCGCCCTGTTCGCGGCGGCTGTATCGTTCGGCGCCATCACCCAGGCCCAGGCTCAAAGCCTGCGCATCGGTTACCAGAAATACGGCACCCTGGTGCTGCTCAAGGCCAAGGGCTCGCTGGAGAAGCGCCTGGCCGAGCAAGGTATCCAGGTGCAATGGACCGAGTTTCCCGGCGGTCCGCAGCTGCTCGAAGGGTTGAACGTCGGCTCGATCGACTTCGGCGTCACCGGCGAGACCCCGCCAGTGTTCGCCCAGGCCGCCGGCGCCGACCTGCTCTACGTCGCCTATGAGCCGCCAGCGCCGCACAGCGAGGCGATCCTGGTGCCCAAGGGCTCGCCGATCCAGTCGGTCCAGGCACTCAAGGGCAAGAAGGTCGCGCTCAACAAGGGTTCCAACGTGCATTACCTGCTGGTCCGCGCCCTGGAAGACGCCGGCCTCAAGTACAGCGACATCCAGCCGGTCTACCTGCCGCCGGCCGACGCCCGCGCCGCTTTCGAGCGCGGCAGCGTGGATGCCTGGGTCATCTGGGACCCCTACCAGGCCGCCGCCGAGCAGCAGCTGCAGGCCCGCACCCTGCGCGACGGCAAGGACCTGGTCGACAACCACCAGTTCTACCTGGCCACCCGTCGCTATGCGACCCAGCACCCGGCGGTGATCGACACCCTGATCGAGCAAGTGCGCGCCGTCGGCCAATGGTCCCAGGCCAACCCGCAGCAGGTCACCGACCAGGTCGCGCCGCTGCTCGGCCTGCCAGCCGACATCACCCTCACCTCGGTGAAGCGCCAGGGCTATGGCGCCGCGCCGCTGACCCCGGAAGTGGTCGCCGCGCAGCAGAAGATCGCCGACACCTTCCAGGCCCTGAAGCTGATTCCCAAGCCCTTGAACATCAAGGACGTGATCTGGACACCCCCGGCCAAGGTCGCCAGCGCGCCTTGA
- the ssuE gene encoding NADPH-dependent FMN reductase, with protein sequence MLVVSVGGSPSLRSRSGVLLERSRDWLQQRGVEVVTFQVREFPAEDLLHARFDSPQVRHFNELVAQADGLLVATPVYKASFAGALKTLLDLLPERALEHKVVLPIASGGSIAHMLAVDYALKPVLSALKAQETLQGIFADDSQISYADGERPARLDEALEQRLLGALETFHGALARRPRPVAPGLLNERLLSARWSI encoded by the coding sequence ATGCTGGTTGTCTCTGTCGGTGGTAGCCCCAGTCTTCGTTCACGCTCCGGCGTGCTGCTCGAACGCTCGCGCGATTGGCTGCAACAGCGCGGTGTCGAGGTCGTCACCTTCCAAGTGCGGGAATTCCCCGCCGAGGACCTGCTGCACGCCCGCTTCGACAGCCCGCAGGTGCGCCACTTCAACGAGCTGGTGGCCCAGGCCGACGGCCTGCTGGTCGCCACCCCGGTGTACAAGGCATCGTTCGCCGGCGCGTTGAAGACCTTGCTCGACCTGCTGCCCGAGCGTGCCCTGGAACACAAGGTGGTATTGCCGATCGCCAGCGGCGGCAGCATCGCCCATATGCTCGCGGTGGACTACGCCCTCAAGCCGGTGCTGTCGGCGCTCAAGGCGCAGGAGACCCTGCAAGGGATCTTCGCCGACGACAGCCAGATCAGCTATGCCGACGGCGAACGTCCCGCACGCCTGGACGAAGCGCTGGAGCAGCGCCTGCTGGGCGCACTGGAGACCTTTCACGGCGCCCTGGCACGCCGGCCCCGGCCTGTGGCGCCGGGCCTGCTCAACGAACGCCTGCTCAGTGCCCGCTGGAGTATCTGA
- a CDS encoding OprD family porin — protein sequence MYKSSLALAVALGVLAQQAGAAGFIEDSKLSVSSRTMYFNNDNREAHGSKPRPDARESGQGFKLDYISGFTQGTVGFGVDAQALWGIHLDGGKGYHQDGSTFMPSESNGSSVAQWARFGANAKARFSKTEVHYGSALAPNLPILVSNDGRLLPQTFEGGTLQTKEIDNLTINAGQLTHAMGRASSNRTGLAVSGSGAFRDSNKFQFAGGDWKVTKDLTLQYYYSNLEDYYKQHFLGLTHVYQIDQNQSFKTDLRYFDSSKDGKNGETGYAFGNNGGYAKHAGEVDNKTWSAMFTYTLGSHALMLGHQQISDDGGFVWLNQGNVRKDGSNSPLEGNGGASFYLFSDSMINQFAKAGENTTFGQYSYDFAGLGVPGLKASVSYLRGEDGRATNGHGTFSEWERDARIDYVLQGGALKGLGFSLRQGVYRGTGSGSAADQDQTRFIVNYTYAFM from the coding sequence ATGTACAAGTCCAGCCTGGCCCTGGCCGTGGCACTGGGGGTTCTCGCCCAACAAGCAGGCGCTGCAGGGTTCATCGAGGACAGCAAGCTGTCCGTGAGCTCGCGCACCATGTACTTCAACAACGACAACCGTGAAGCGCATGGCAGCAAGCCACGCCCAGACGCGCGTGAGTCGGGTCAGGGCTTCAAGCTTGACTACATCTCCGGCTTCACCCAAGGCACCGTCGGCTTTGGTGTCGATGCCCAGGCCCTGTGGGGCATCCACCTGGATGGCGGCAAGGGCTACCACCAGGATGGCAGCACCTTCATGCCGAGCGAGAGCAACGGCTCCTCCGTGGCCCAGTGGGCCCGCTTCGGCGCCAACGCCAAGGCGCGCTTCTCCAAGACCGAAGTTCACTACGGCAGCGCCCTGGCGCCCAACCTGCCGATCCTGGTGTCCAACGATGGTCGTCTGCTGCCGCAAACCTTCGAAGGTGGCACCCTGCAGACCAAAGAGATCGACAACCTGACCATCAACGCGGGCCAGCTGACCCACGCCATGGGTCGTGCCTCGAGCAACCGTACCGGCCTGGCTGTTTCCGGCAGTGGCGCGTTCCGCGACAGCAACAAGTTCCAGTTCGCCGGTGGCGACTGGAAGGTCACCAAAGACCTGACCCTGCAGTACTACTACTCGAACCTGGAAGACTACTACAAGCAGCACTTCCTGGGCCTGACCCACGTTTACCAGATCGACCAGAACCAGTCGTTCAAGACCGACCTGCGCTACTTCGACAGCAGCAAGGACGGCAAGAACGGCGAGACCGGCTATGCCTTCGGCAACAACGGCGGCTACGCCAAGCATGCCGGCGAAGTCGACAACAAGACCTGGTCGGCGATGTTCACCTATACCCTGGGTAGCCACGCGTTGATGCTGGGTCACCAGCAAATCAGCGATGACGGCGGCTTCGTCTGGCTGAACCAGGGCAACGTGCGCAAGGACGGTTCGAACTCCCCGCTGGAAGGTAACGGCGGCGCGAGCTTCTACCTGTTCTCCGACAGCATGATCAACCAGTTCGCCAAGGCCGGTGAAAACACCACCTTCGGCCAGTACTCCTACGACTTCGCTGGCCTGGGCGTTCCAGGCCTGAAGGCGTCCGTCTCCTACCTGCGTGGTGAAGACGGCCGTGCCACCAATGGCCACGGCACCTTCAGCGAGTGGGAACGTGACGCGCGCATCGACTACGTCCTGCAGGGCGGCGCCCTCAAAGGCCTGGGCTTCAGCCTGCGCCAGGGTGTCTACCGCGGCACCGGTTCGGGTTCGGCTGCCGACCAGGACCAGACTCGCTTCATCGTCAACTACACTTACGCCTTCATGTAA
- the ssuD gene encoding FMNH2-dependent alkanesulfonate monooxygenase, which yields MSLNIFWFLPTHGDGKYLGTTEGARAVDHGYLAQIAQAADRLGFGGVLIPTGRSCEDSWLVAASLIPVTERLKFLVALRPGIISPTVAARQAATLDRLSNGRALFNLVTGGDPDELAGDGLHLNHQERYEASVEFTRIWRKVLEGEVVDYDGKHIQVKGAKLLYPPIQQPRPPLYFGGSSDAAQDLAAEQVELYLTWGEPPAAVAEKIAQVREKAAAQGREVRFGIRLHVIVRETNEQAWAAADTLISHLDDDTIARAQASLARFDSVGQQRMAALHGGKRDKLEVAPNLWAGVGLVRGGAGTALVGDGPTVAARVKEYAALGIDTFIFSGYPHLEESYRVAELLFPHLDVQRPEPVTSGGYVSPFGEMVANDILPKSVSQS from the coding sequence ATGAGCCTGAACATCTTCTGGTTCCTTCCCACCCACGGTGACGGCAAGTACCTGGGCACCACCGAAGGCGCCCGCGCCGTCGACCATGGCTACCTGGCGCAAATCGCCCAGGCCGCCGACCGCTTGGGCTTTGGCGGCGTGCTGATCCCCACCGGGCGCTCCTGCGAGGACTCCTGGCTGGTCGCCGCCTCGCTGATCCCGGTGACCGAACGCCTGAAGTTCCTGGTGGCGCTGCGCCCGGGGATCATCTCGCCGACCGTCGCCGCGCGCCAGGCGGCCACCCTGGACCGCCTGTCCAATGGCCGCGCGCTGTTCAACCTGGTCACCGGAGGCGATCCGGACGAACTGGCCGGCGATGGCCTGCACCTGAACCACCAGGAGCGCTACGAAGCCTCGGTGGAGTTCACCCGCATCTGGCGCAAGGTGCTCGAAGGCGAAGTGGTCGACTACGACGGCAAGCACATCCAGGTGAAGGGCGCCAAGCTGCTCTACCCGCCGATCCAGCAGCCGCGCCCGCCGCTGTACTTCGGCGGCTCGTCCGACGCCGCCCAGGACCTGGCCGCCGAGCAGGTCGAGCTGTACCTGACCTGGGGCGAGCCACCGGCCGCCGTGGCCGAGAAGATCGCCCAGGTGCGCGAAAAAGCCGCTGCCCAGGGCCGCGAGGTGCGCTTCGGCATTCGCCTGCATGTGATCGTGCGGGAAACCAACGAACAAGCCTGGGCCGCCGCCGACACACTGATTTCGCACCTGGACGACGACACCATCGCCCGGGCCCAGGCCTCGCTGGCGCGCTTCGACTCGGTCGGCCAGCAGCGCATGGCCGCGCTGCATGGCGGCAAGCGCGACAAGCTGGAGGTCGCGCCGAACCTGTGGGCCGGTGTCGGCCTGGTGCGTGGCGGGGCCGGCACTGCGCTGGTCGGCGATGGGCCGACGGTCGCGGCACGGGTCAAGGAGTACGCGGCGCTGGGCATCGATACCTTCATCTTCTCCGGCTACCCGCACCTGGAAGAGTCGTACCGCGTCGCCGAGCTGCTGTTCCCGCACCTGGACGTGCAGCGCCCGGAGCCGGTGACGAGCGGTGGCTACGTGAGCCCATTCGGGGAGATGGTGGCCAACGACATCCTGCCCAAGTCCGTGTCGCAGAGCTGA